The Verrucomicrobium spinosum DSM 4136 = JCM 18804 genome includes a region encoding these proteins:
- a CDS encoding beta strand repeat-containing protein: MGNYWDANGTTAGVGGIGNWTTGGTTWNTQAGTATPNAFDPSTELIFAGTAGTVTLTEEISHESNLRFEVGGYTLEGEALALAPGTGSPTITVTTAGHVATINNVISGFSGLTKAGAGTLVLGGINTFAGDVTINAGILEIASDDNLGATSNGIVLGGGTLKTTADVSLHEERATATGGHAISGAGGLDVADGTTLTVNGTTSLTALTLSNSGTVDLQGATNDLGAVTVSGNATVKGNDATAANITASHAGTATIQNNLNLGAVDRTITVSNAAAVLALQGTLTGSRIIKAGAGTLEATGDNAGLSLGFQLGSTAATPTNGGTLKIGHKNGLGTTAQFRFNYGTLHAVTDLTGENALANSLSIGGRAGAAAAFGGSNMEINGTVGFFRGTSTTGQLALNTMNTTTLNGDRAADSGTGTATGITLGGTGKLILNGNWSTNTYAVTLAESVTTEINNLFTGNVTVGDNNTSGGTTPTLQGRGTLTGTVTINSDGRLKIGSTGDTTARVMTISGNLTSSGTMEFDLFSGSIGGEAGSSDKLAFGSGTTSVNLSGTLVINNADPDFGAQPWVDGSFWQLIDWGTVLQANRTVNYSTITLPEIAGYEWINTLSTDGRITLSAVPEPGRMVLLLLGGGLMLIQRRRRQERPARV, from the coding sequence GTGGGCAACTACTGGGACGCCAATGGCACGACCGCCGGTGTAGGCGGCATTGGCAATTGGACCACAGGCGGAACAACCTGGAATACCCAAGCCGGCACAGCGACACCAAATGCTTTTGATCCTTCTACGGAACTCATCTTCGCCGGCACCGCAGGCACGGTGACCCTCACGGAAGAGATATCCCACGAAAGCAACCTGCGGTTCGAAGTTGGCGGATACACTTTGGAGGGGGAGGCTCTGGCCCTGGCACCTGGGACTGGCAGCCCCACCATCACCGTGACGACTGCTGGGCATGTGGCCACGATTAACAACGTCATTTCCGGCTTCAGCGGCCTCACCAAAGCAGGAGCAGGGACTCTCGTCCTTGGCGGCATCAACACTTTTGCCGGCGACGTCACGATCAATGCTGGCATCCTTGAGATTGCCAGTGACGACAATCTGGGCGCTACCAGCAACGGCATTGTGCTGGGTGGCGGAACGCTCAAGACGACTGCCGATGTGAGTTTGCATGAAGAGCGGGCCACTGCAACCGGCGGACATGCCATTTCTGGCGCTGGCGGTCTGGATGTTGCAGATGGCACCACTTTGACGGTGAATGGCACAACCTCCCTCACTGCTCTGACGCTTTCCAACTCTGGCACGGTGGATCTTCAAGGTGCCACCAATGATCTGGGTGCGGTGACGGTCTCAGGCAATGCCACGGTGAAGGGCAATGACGCCACCGCCGCCAACATCACCGCCAGCCACGCCGGGACGGCGACGATTCAGAACAATCTCAACCTCGGCGCGGTTGACCGGACGATCACCGTGAGCAACGCGGCGGCGGTGCTGGCCTTGCAGGGCACCTTGACAGGAAGCCGCATCATCAAAGCTGGCGCAGGCACGCTTGAGGCCACAGGCGATAACGCAGGACTCTCTCTTGGATTCCAGTTGGGCTCCACCGCTGCCACTCCCACGAACGGTGGCACGCTGAAAATCGGCCACAAGAACGGCCTGGGTACCACGGCTCAGTTCCGCTTCAACTACGGGACCTTGCATGCTGTGACCGATCTGACAGGGGAGAATGCGCTGGCCAACAGCCTCAGCATTGGGGGGCGCGCCGGGGCGGCGGCTGCGTTTGGCGGTAGCAACATGGAGATCAACGGCACCGTGGGTTTCTTCCGTGGCACAAGCACCACAGGGCAACTGGCGTTGAACACGATGAATACGACCACCCTCAACGGTGACAGGGCGGCGGACTCTGGGACGGGAACCGCGACGGGCATCACTCTTGGCGGCACAGGCAAGCTGATTTTAAACGGCAACTGGAGCACCAACACCTATGCCGTCACGCTCGCTGAATCCGTCACCACGGAAATCAACAACCTCTTCACGGGCAATGTCACGGTGGGGGATAACAACACCTCCGGTGGCACGACGCCGACGCTCCAGGGGCGGGGCACGCTTACGGGGACGGTGACGATCAATTCCGACGGCCGTCTTAAGATCGGCAGCACGGGAGACACCACGGCGCGGGTCATGACCATTTCCGGCAACCTGACCAGCTCCGGTACCATGGAGTTTGATCTGTTCTCCGGCAGCATCGGCGGCGAGGCGGGGTCTTCGGACAAGCTGGCCTTCGGCAGTGGCACCACGTCGGTCAATCTGTCCGGCACCTTGGTGATCAACAATGCCGATCCCGACTTTGGCGCCCAGCCGTGGGTCGATGGTTCCTTCTGGCAGCTCATTGACTGGGGCACGGTGCTTCAGGCCAACCGCACCGTAAACTACAGCACCATCACCCTTCCGGAAATCGCTGGCTATGAGTGGATCAACACCTTGTCCACGGACGGGCGCATCACCCTTTCAGCGGTGCCAGAGCCGGGCCGCATGGTGCTGTTGCTTCTGGGCGGTGGCCTCATGCTGATCCAGCGTCGCCGCCGGCAGGAGCGTCCCGCCAGAGTCTAA